The genomic stretch AGTTGTTTCTACATATATGTACAGTAATAGCAAACTAAACAGCTGTCTGAGTAAAACACACTAGGAAAAAGCTAGCCGTTCAAATctgatttaaagcaaacctgaactgacatTAAActtagataattaattgtatatgCAGCATTGATGTAAGATAGATCTTTCCTGAAGTTTCCCATCCTTATTTTCAAGGTAATGGGTTAAATTTTACATCTGCAGCCACGTCAGTGTGATGTAAAATCCACTTCATTCAGCTCCCACAAAAGAGAAGCAATTACATTTAGAGGTTGTGGTGTTTAGAGGTGTTTATTTAGCCAGATACAAGTGTTTGTTTTGGCTTCTACTTACCTTTCAGGATAGTTAATGCTGCATACGTCTGCCTTGTTTATATAGAGAGAACCCTGGTTTATTAAAGTTTGGAATAAGAAAAGGAAACGCAGGCAAGTTCTTAGTAAGATTTGTACtttatgtacacatgtatttctcattatgtttcatgtcagtTCAAGTACCCTTTACGTTTAAATGTATTTTCAGACCTGAGATACCATATGACTATATAATGTCAGTGGGTGCCCACATACTCTACCAGCTGATTACTGATAAGGAATGGTTAATCAAATAATTAGAAATGGCGTCTGATTAATATTGTTCACATTTCTTGCCAATCCATGGTACAGACATATGAGGGTGTATGTGTTTTTGGTGTTTAACTGATTTAGCTACAGAGACGTGAGTCTTACATCCATGGCTGTGGCTGCGGTAGCTGCAGGGACGTTTCTGCACTGAGCCAGGTGCTGCATGCGATCATGCGCGCGCACAGGCGCGTTCCGTCAGGACCTCGAAGCAGCGGGGATTGGGCAAACTTGGTGCCTGCTAGCGAGAATAATTGCCATTCTAGTACGTAATGGTGATCATTCTCTGTAACAGAATTCAGGAAGTACTTTACTTACTGCAGTGACGATCGTATGCGCGTGACTTGGGGGCCAGTAGCATTGGTCTGTTGTCTGCACTGATTGGCCCAAGGGATCTTCTGATcccttggccaatcagtgtcctcctgtcctccagataaaaaagaaaagaaaaatgtgtcaaaaatatatataaaaaagtgttTACAAATGCCCTCCTCCAAGGAGGCAATGATTGGTGGAAGGGATCATGGGGTCCCTGAACCAATCAGTGTGCCAAAGTTTCCTTGCCACAACGTGGTTTTTTTGTGACACTATAGTGGCTGGAAATGGAAAAATagtgtagtttttttttcatttgtttgcgATATCCTTGGAGGAAGTGATCTTAAGTGGGAATGCACAAGACCCATCAGTGACCAGGGTTGTGCTACTTTTGCCTCGAATATGTGATTTGTGCATTTACCAGGTGAATTCATCCAATCTTGTATGTAATGTAGAAAAACAGTTATATTGTAATTTCTGATATGGGTAGCTTCAAGCCCTCCAGATCTTTCGGCAACTGCAGTTTACTAGGTGATATTctgggcttttttttcctccccaAGAATCTAGAAAATGCAGTGTTCAAAGCAGAAACATCTTGGAGTGGGAGAGTCTGTAAAGGATACATCAATCTTCCCATAGATaccattttaacctccctggcggtgcaattctgtctggatttatggtctaaaagcggtactttttttttttttcccaagaattttaggcctccattcTTAAGTCATAGCTCACCAAaatatcattttattgtatcagaataaaagatttgtagacattctgcatataaataaaacactggaacacaaaattgttgcatTCAATAAATTTATGAATATACTTaacaattgtgaaactgtacaaataaggcaggcagaaagtagtcaaaattcaggcagaggtcggtgcaggcggcaggcagagagtagtcaaaatcgaggcagaggtcggtgcaggcggcaagcagagagcagtcaaaatacaggcaaaaattggtaacagtaaaggctcgtacacacatgcgactatagtcgtttgaaacgatcgttccccgactgttctgaacgacgatcgttacaaaaaaagaGCAACGACTATTAAATCCAACGACGAACGACAGTAGTCGTTGGAAACGAAAGGACCAACTGGACGGATCGTTATCTGGCGACGGTCGTTTACAAAACGTACGTGTGTATGGATATCGGTCGAAAACGATCGTTCCAAACTGTGGCACGTACGCTCAGGCCTTTTGTCCTTGCTTTCTTTAATATAAATGACATATATACATCATTGTTATTAAGAAATAAAGGCTAATAGGCTTGTGAGCATGTGTTATTATGTTGGTATGTCTATTTGTAGTGTATGCGTATGTGTGTAGATGTGAGTGTGAGATgtttatgtacatatatatatatatatatatatatatatatatatatatatatgtgtgtgtgtgtatttgtatgtatatctctctctctctatctatatatatatatatatatatattatatatatatatatatatatatatatatatatatatatatatatatatatatatatatatattataatatataatatatatatatatatatatatatatatatatatatatatatatatatagagagagagagagagagaattatgTATCTATTATGTATCTATTGCTATTTggatctgtgtgtctctctctataTAGCACAGGTTTTGTATGTGAATAGATTGACACATATTATGAATATTACAGTGGTGTTTGTATGTTGCTATTATGTATTAGACTTGGATATGTCGTTCCATTGCTTACATTGATATGAAGACTATAAAGTAAAGCAAGAAACACTACAGTAAGTAACGTTGGTGaacggttttttttattttgaaaaaaaaataaaccaagaAAATGCCTTTACAAGTTCAAAACTTTCTTCACTCTCCCCTTCATCTCATTAATCTCGAGCTGATATTGGCACATAGATGTCCACACGTTGCTCTTTATGAGCTCTgccttggcatacagctcatcaaGATCATCCATGATGGCCTGGCCTTGTTCTTTGTCtgtgtgtttaaaaaatcctttgttTACAATGGAATCAAAGAAGCTATACTACAAATGACATACAATATTTttggctctctctctctctctctctctctctctctctctctctctctctctctctctctctctctctctctctctctctctcctctctctctctctctctctctctctctctctctctctctctctctctctctctctctctctctctctctctctctctctctctctctctctctctctctctctctctctctctctctctctctctctatattttGTAAGGGAGGGTtttataggtatacagtccataggagacgTGAGTATGGCCTTCTACAGTCCATGTTCTATAATGGTGCTTACAGTAGTAGGCATTCATTGGTTTTTGGAGCAGCAAGTAGCATAGGTTTTTGTTCTTATCACAGTATCATACTTACTGATACTAATAGCATCTATTTCCTGCACAGGTGCGTCTTCATCGCCGTGTGTGCTGAAATCCACAGGCTCATCAGATGTGGTCTTGTCCTGGGCATCACCACCTGGACTTTGGCCTACTGAAATAGTGTATAAAGCATGTATGTTCATACATCGGTGCATATGGATTGTTTGGTAAAGCACAATTTGTGACAGAAGCCAAGTCAAAAGTGCTTACAAAGAGACACCAGCCTAGATTTGTGATTGTTGCTGTAAGACCCATTTGATAGTATGTTAATTTGAATTGGAAGCATGCTAAGCACATACACCAATGCCACCTTCACCATTATTAGTGATACACCGCTAGTTGTGGATGAACACATCAATGTGAGTACAGCGAAAATGATGATGTATGTGAGTATATGAGACACGCACAACTTACCAATCTTCTCCTCATGATCATGTCAGTCTGCTTACAATGTTGGGACTGCTTGTGTGGTATGTGTTAAGAATAGAGAGTAACAATATCAATATTACTATATTTGGAATGTTTTAAACAACCTTGTACATAACAAATTAAACATGATACATGAAGTGCAAACCTACCCTCATCATTATTGTTGACATTTTCCTGGCCAAGATCCGCCTCACTGTCCACATCCTCAGGGAGGTCCGTAGAAACGTCTGAAATATATTTCATATGCattaatgtgtgtaatgcatgtcCCTCATTAATGCACCACAATCATACATTACTTGCTCAATATGGTGTGTAGTAGACGTTACATTGTCTAGGGTGTTCAGTCACTCATGTCCCACATGTGACATGTAGGTGTTATGTAATGTCACCTGACATCATACGGAATGTATGCACAGGTGTTTTCATCTACCTCATTTGTTGATTTTACAAACCCAACATTATAGCCACACTACACTTAACAGTCCCTGAAGCAATGAataagacaaaaaaacaaatttttggGGCCATCCAACCTGTCATTTGTGTGTGAATGTCATTCGCATTCATATCTATTTGTACGTGTAATTGAATATTACATGTCCATAGTTGTTGGCATTATGTTTGCCAAGGAGGTGTGGGCCCAATTATAATACTACACTCACAAATGAAGTACTATCAAGGTACAGGTGGATGGGCTGGAATAAAGATATGTTCTATTGcctgagaagggggggggggggggggggctattattCCCAGCAAGCCAAGAACGCTGAAAATATATGTGTATGCTTACCAACATCCTGGCCACCAATACTTCCTTCTTCCACCACATCAGGATCTTGCCCGTGTACAGGTTGGTCATCTAGTTTAGGATGAATGTCAGAGATCAAGGTAAGTATGAACATTAATCTTCTGATACCTTTTTTGTTTATGTTATACTTCTAAATTGGTGACCAATGTTAATGTACTTTGAAAGAGATATCAGTCTTGAACTACATTAACAAAATACTCTGCTGTATGAGCAGGGCCagcccgaggcataggctggagaggctccagcctcagggcgcagtgtaggagggggcgcacaattcattcatctgtcattcctaattgtgtatgaagcagaaagaaataagaaaaggggatacatagcagtgactgaagccagataactagatattaaggtattggggaggttgtgggccctgtggcgcctcttagtctaatagcaatcagtgtgtgacggctggggtgggagggatggaggggcgcactttggtgtctcatcattgggtgctggaggaccttgtccctgctctgtgtaTGAGACAGTAATGACTGCTCATATTATTAGCTCTGAGCACATATATTATTTTTCACCACCACCACAAGGGGGCAGTCTTGTTCTTTCAAAGACAGCACCGAAGTGAGACTGAAGTATACATTTGTACACTCATCAAAGAcgtaatgctcagtctgggattataTCTGGACACTTAATAAGCAAGTGGAACAGTACATAATAACAGATAAAGCAGGGCATTGTTGTGTTTGTAATGTTCCCTCTGATATATATGTGTCATTGCATGTTTGTTAGTAGTATCTGGTTAACATTTACATTATTCAATTTGTACCTTCAGATAATCGCTCATCTCCTTCACAACTTGGACCAGCCTCCTCAGTGTCATCTCTGCTGGCTCGAGATGCTGTTTGTCTGAGGTATTTTTcccgttttttcttcttttctgtgGAAGAAGACAAAGGATTCGTCAAAAATGTCAcacacatgctgcacacattatcTGCATGTGTTAAAGTTGCATTCATATAAAGTTAACGACATGTTATGAGCATCTGATCACAAACTGAGCAAGGAAGGTGTGCAACAATGCAATATCGGTGTTGTTGACATCTAACAAAACAATGTTTGCATAAAGACTATAATAACATTTGCCACTTACTGTCTCTGATAATTTTGCGCCTTAAAGAAGCAAGGACTTCAGATTCTCTCAATTTGAGATCCGACCAACGCCTCATCAGGTGGTTTTTGGTCCTTGCCTCGTTGAATTTCTTCTCCAGGGAAGAAATGGCATGGTCCAATATGGCATTCTTGCGTTCAATAGGCCTTTGGTAGACCTGCCTCCTGCCGTCATAGTCCCTCTTGTCAAAGATGCGGACCATTTCAGCCATTTCATCCCTGGACATTTTTGTGGCTCTTTCGGTCGGTGTCCTGCGTGGCATGGTCACTGCTAGCTGTCACACCTTGCTATAGATGTGACTGGTGGGGAGGAAATGACGTTTTaccaaacaggaagtgcatcgcGCTATAAACGTACGTTCGCAAACGTACGTTACAATGAGACATGGTTACGCGGTCTACATCTTTGCATCTTTCTTTACTACATATGCTCCCTACAACGGTAAGTGAGTGGTTGACTAGTTTTCTACCGTGTGGTTTTGTTCGAACGATCGTACGTAGTATGTCGTGCTATTTAAGTTTGCGAACGatcgtgttttgtgtgtgtgtgtgtgtgtgtgtgtgtgtgtgtgtgtgtgtgtgtgtcactgtattTTTGCTGTAGGGAAGGTAGGTTCCCAagtaatgttatttttctttacaGGGCCGTTTGTGAAAGTGATGGCTGTTGATATTTTTGCAGATGTACAATTTGCACGTGAATTTATTGAGCTCTATAGAGCACACCCCTGCCTGTGGAAAAGTACATCAAAAATATATTCAAATAGGCAACTAAAGGCTAAAGCTCACAAGGAGTTAGTGACATTGTGTAAAACTGTACTACCAGATGCAGATGTTCAGTTTGTGAAAAACAAAATTCAAAACCTCAGAACTGTTTTTAAAAAAGAATTAAACAAAATCGACAGATCCAAAAGATCTGGTGCTGCCGCAGATGAAGTTTATAAACCCAGACTGTGGTACTATGATTTACTGGAGTTTACTATACCACATATGAAAGGGAGAGACGCTATAACCAGTCTGCCAAATGAACCCACGGATTTATCCATCAATACGGACATATGTAGTGATGTCAATGAGACTACCACACAAGAGGAGGTATGTGTTTTATGTTTCATATTATAGCTTTGTTATCCCTACTTGAAGTTGTGTGAATGTGATGATGACTATCTCTCTCAGAAGTTATTAGGGTTGTGATGTCAAATACCAATCACTCTCATTGTATACGCAATGTGATTACATCGATTTGTGTGAAGTAGTTATATTTAGGTACTACTTTGTCACAAACAGAGCTGCACATACTGTAAACTGAGAGTGTGGTTGGTCTAATTGTAACATACAAGTATTGTACTTGTATGCCTTGGTACTTTCATTGTtgactgcaatagtgtctgaatcacccatctCTACCAAGCATGCCAAAATGGCCCTATGAGTTCACTCACAACTCCTGAtcatcatgcttgttcaggtgtggTGTTGATGATTATTTGAAGGCAAAGTCACACAACTATATAGGAAGCCATTTTCGGTAAGGATTCAACATGTGACATTACATACCTGTACTACTGTGTCACTTTGCCATTAGTAACCTGAAATGTGTTTGGGTAATGTGAATATGCGTATGTGTGTTAACCTACACCATATTCACATTAGCCTTCACCAAGCATTCATGTGCCTTGTACTATGGTCATCAGGTGTTGtatgtgtataaatgtgtatCTTTTAATCTTTTTACAGACAGTCCAAGCCTCTACTTCTGAGGATACAAACACACGGCAAGCCTCAACTTGCCAGGAGACTAACACACGGCGATTTCCGCTTAAAAAAAGTCGCAAACGCAAACATGATCTGGAAGAACAATGTGAGGAAGCCATTAATCAGGCTGTGACGCTCATCAACAAAAAGGACGATGCTTGCGATGCTTTTGGACATTTAATTGCTACTAAATTAAGAGCCATACCAGAAGATTTGCGTGCAAGTACAGAGTCAGCCTTATTGTCAGTTTTCAGTAGGACCTCTAGTGAGACACAACTACTACATCAGCCTACATTATCTATTCAACCAGACATACATGAAAGTACAGTCACCCATCCACAACACAGGCATCTGTCTACTTTTCCCCTTCAACCAGACATACATCAAAGTACTTTCACACATCCACAACACATTCATCATAATGTAATGAGACAATACAGTCAGAACTATCCTAACCCACACTATCAACATTTTTACTCTCATGACACCATACTTGCAGAGCCACACACACATCCGCCACCTCCAGTGTTTGACAAACATAATGACACTGTTTTCCAAAGTTGCAAAAATTATGCAGAGCTGTGATTGGTTTAGTGTCGGGTATTTGTACATGGTTACTTAATGTGAACTCTCCCTAAAATcacaataattatttaaagggaaacagAGAATGAGCCCCCTTGTGTATTTCACATTCTCTATCAGTAAGAACAGTAACGACTAAAAAttgccatgctctctgtttcagccTCACTGCtccaagtgtctgttatcagctgtgataagaatcccggaatgACCAATCACTCTGGCTTTCCAGGGCCACTATATAGGTGACTCATTCTAGGAAAGCCACAAGGGGAGTGGCTTGCCCTTGAAAACACATCCGAGAAGACAGACTCATCTATAATGTTTACATTGCAAAGCTAGAATGACTGCTCACTCGGGGATTCTTAGCACAGGTGACAACAGTCCAAATAAACATAGAACAATAAAAACAAGAgctgattaggtgtttactgccatgttcccactgattattTCTGTCAAATACAAGCGGTTGATTCATCTCTGGTTGTCTGTAAACTCAACTATGCCTTCCAATTGCTGCATGCAGCAGACATTTTCCATCCCCATCAACCACATATCCTCCTGTCCTTGCCACAAACACATTCCTGCGTTTGCGAATGGTTGATTATTCAAGTGATTGCTTGCTTTCCCAGCCACATTAATTACCTATATACTGCTATAACATATTGCATTCAGCATACATCAGCATATAGGACGCTATTGTGGGTGGGAATGCACATAATCACTTGCATGCTGtgtgctcctgtcaccaaaaaccAAATTGGATGTCGCAGGGGAAAGGAGCATTGGAGTTACATGGCAAGGCCACAGGACAGGTACAGTGGACTTTTGGAAGGCACAGGTTCAGAAAATGAAAGTAATGATGACTAAAATAACGATCACTtggataaaggacaactgtattttGACACACAtgtatgctgccatatttatcatgTTTGACACTATACTGGTTGGCTGACTGGCCTCCTGGTGTCTGTTGCCTGAGATTTTCAGATAAACCATATGACCAAGCATGTATGTAATAGTGTGAATTTGGACATGATTCATGGACCTACACATGGAATAACCATGTCATGAATGCATGCTACTTCAAGGTCTATGAACCAAACTTGGGAAGGTCAAAGATTAACAGCACAACCAGGAAACTGTTATGTGTTCAAAGGACACACATATGCCAGCCTACAGATCCATATAGCTTCAATTGACATAACTGTATCTAATATAATTTAAGAAAGTTAGTGATGTGTTTCACATATAATTATGAACACTACCAGCAACCTAGCATGCATGTAAATTCCTGTGAGTTTTTTTGCAACAGGACATCAACATCCTTGTTGAGGACATCAGCTACATTTTGGCACACATAAGGTGAGCAGCATAGTCATACTATTGTGTAGAGTATTCCATTTTTCTTTGAGTTTACCAATTACATGtgaacattccctgaaaaaggcaTATGTAAGCATGTAAGAGAAAGCAAATAACGTTGATGTTGTTGAGTGTATGTGTTTTCAATACACCAAACAGGTTAAATTATGAGTTAGAGTGGAAATGATAGTTTGCTGTTTCGAAAACTGTCTACATGTGATGAACCTCAGGAAAGATGTGTGATGCTGAATATTTTCGTTTTTGTTACAGTTATGTTGTACCCAAAAATGTaagcataaataaaaaaaaaaaacctcaacatGGTTTTGCCTGCACTTGAATAACCATTTGCCATGCTTGCTACATTGTTTGTTAGTAATTAACTTATGAGTGATAACACCTGCCAATTAACATTAATTTGCTAAAACTAATTGATTGTTGGAGGTATGTTTAGGAAAGGTAGAGTACATATTTCGTCTCTCTCAAGCATTGGTGCAACACACAAATTGAATGGCTACACAGAACTTAAATGCACATATTATTTGTATTAAGCCTACAAATAATATGTGTattaaaaaacacatattttgCCCTTGCTGATACCCTTAACATATGCTTAATTAGATAAACAGCATCCAATAAATACACATTTTGAtgatgggaaaaaatttattcacACAATGCATACAAGTAAACGAAAAAAGTGTCATGGCTACTTCAACTAATAACAAAAATCAGACTATGGCGTCATGTTGCCAGGCTACTGATCCGGCTTGTGAGTTGAAATAGGCCACATAGGCGTCTCGATTCTGTTTTGCCTCTGTTGTGGCATTTCTTGGTGGACAGGGCTGCAGGTCAGTTAAAACCTGGGGATTAGACCTCCATTCCCCTTCAACCACCTGACCGGTAGAGACATCTACCCTGTCGACTGCTTGGACAGGCAGATATGTGGCACCATACTGCTGCCTAAGAAAATTATGTAGCACACAGCACGCATACACTACTTTATCGATTTTATCAACCCGCAGATTTATTGCGGTATGTAGTATCCGGAAACGGCTTGCTAAAATGCCAAAGGCATTTTCTACCAGCATTCGGGCCCTAGATAGTCGATAATTGAAAATTGCCTGTCTGTACTGAATGTTTTTTGCGGGGAACGGTTTCAAGAGATGTGGCTGTAATGGAAATGCTTCGTCTGCAACGAACACAAAATTAAGATGATTTTTGGTGCTTGCATTGTCCGGTAAGTTCAGCTGGTTGGATCTGAGTTTATGAAAAAAGGTAGTGCGTTCAATGACACCACCATCGGACATGCGCCCATTTCGTCCGATGTCAACAAACAAAAACTCATAGTTTGCATTCACCAAGGCCATTAAAATAATACTAAAATAACctttgtaattaaaataaaaagagcCTGTATTGGCAGGTGGAGTGATTCGGATGTGCTTCCCATCCAGGGCACCTCCACAGTTAGGAAAATCCCATACATCTTCAAATTGGGCAGCAACGTCCAACCAGTCCTGTGGTGTTTCTGGAAACTGGACGAGAGAATAAAATTAGTACCCACATTCATCACTAAACATCTGATATTTACAACAACCATTGCTGTCACTAATGAAACACCCCTAACCCTGATTTTATAGGTACATAAAATTATACTACTATCACACTTGCCTTGTAGTCCTGCTGATGTAATTTGATGCAGTAGTgaccaaataataattacatacgcATCTAGCTACACCAATGTGACTGTATGCACACCACCTGATCTATGGTTGTTTACAGCTGATGTATAACATTCTTATAGACACAAGATCAGAAGCAGAGTCAGGAAACAGTTCTTGTTATAACTATGTAAATGCATACAGTTAGCAGGTTACCAATTGCGGTAAAGCTGCTAACTGTATGCATTAATGTAGTTATAACAATCCAAAGGTCTGTAATATTTGGTTGCCACAACATGAAATATACACACCTTCATATAATCATTCTTGAGGGCATCAATTATTGCCTGGCAAGTTTCAGGAATTATAAATCCCAGGGCTTGTGGAGAGATTCCGGTTGTAAACTTCAAATCTTGAAGACTCCGTCCAGTAGCCAAAAAGCGTAATGTTGCTGTTAAGCGCTGTCGTGGGGAGATGGACTTCCTCATCCACGTATCCTCCTTAGCTATAAGTGGGGTGACTGCATCCAGCACATATTGAAAGGCAGCTTCAGGCATCCTCAGGTAATTGGTCAGATCATTTGGAGAAGACACGCTAAGTTCACGCAAAAGGCTGTCATGGGAATTGACATCACGGTCTTGCAGCCACGTCTTTGACCATTGTCGCCTTCTGCGCCTTTGCCTCAGCAATCGCAAATTCCTTCTCACTTTAAGCAGAAGTAGTAATGCTAAACTCGCACGCTGTCTGCTTGTCATATAAGAAGGCATAGCTGCACTGATAATGCGCACAATATATGGAAAGCACATCCAGCCCAAATGCAGCAACATGTGTAATGATTTCAGCCCTTTTATAATATAGCTATGACATCACTTCCTCGAATCTACTGAACAAACGTTCAGTTGGCGAGCGAACAATACGCAACTTCCTATAATCTACGGGGCCATTTTCAGTGACGTTCGTTCCGGTTAAAAAAAAACGATCGTATACATTTGCATACTTGCCGCCCTTATCTATACGTAATATCCCTTGATCGTTGGCAAACAAACAATCTTATCGTTTGTTGCGGTTTCTTGGCGTTTATAACGACCGTTTCACCAACCATATGCAAGTGATCGTTCGTCGTTTGTTACGAACGATCGTAGTCGCATGTGTATACGTGGCTTAAGGCAGAAGctcttagctcagaagcagttgggaaccaaatggctatattgttaacatcctgtacttttaaattagcttatctgccatctttgccatggcagtcaggtgacacaggggagagatcaaattacaacttacgattagagacaaatgaggaggaattaaacaggtctatctatctatctactgcaggacaagagcaattttcacatatcagcactgctcccactCATTAGTcactaactttattactactaatcacacctaagttatctatatattgtttttccaggacaaattaggcttttagtgtgtggaaattttgtttagtaaacaccttattttctatgcattttaaagggaaattaaggtaaaaaaaaaaacacactatttctccatttacatccaatatagctttacaataaaccgtGCTAAGTATACGTTGAACCCacgcattttatttgctcatccatcctggttattacaacatttagattatgttcctagcacaatgtatgttgacaatattgtggttttttttgCTTTGTCATACACTATAAATGATTATgataccttatttgcaaaaataatagtaatataccctcatgacatacatatgtagaaagccaagttcctaaagtaacaatacatgttttttctcttatattctgtcactttgttttcattttacaagtcttttattttggtacagaatatacgAAAATGTAAttgttcagtttgtgactaaaaacaatattcaagacatgggcctcaaccctaaaactctctaaactccattctacaacttatcagggttaaaa from Hyperolius riggenbachi isolate aHypRig1 chromosome 2, aHypRig1.pri, whole genome shotgun sequence encodes the following:
- the LOC137547489 gene encoding uncharacterized protein; its protein translation is MAGGRTAEKQDTQQKTGDKRQKGTPISSDCDSDEPEAAGGGFLEAHINQCEEALERANSYRQDLLKENAEHKDKLEDLENRSRRNNLRIVVVLATQLISLAAMPSYMTSRQRASLALLLLLKVRRNLRLLRQRRRRRQWSKTWLQDRDVNSHDSLLRELSVSSPNDLTNYLRMPEAAFQYVLDAVTPLIAKEDTWMRKSISPRQRLTATLRFLATGRSLQDLKFTTGISPQALGFIIPETCQAIIDALKNDYMKFPETPQDWLDVAAQFEDVWDFPNCGGALDGKHIRITPPANTGSFYFNYKGYFSIILMALVNANYEFLFVDIGRNGRMSDGGVIERTTFFHKLRSNQLNLPDNASTKNHLNFVFVADEAFPLQPHLLKPFPAKNIQYRQAIFNYRLSRARMLVENAFGILASRFRILHTAINLRVDKIDKVVYACCVLHNFLRQQYGATYLPVQAVDRVDVSTGQVVEGEWRSNPQVLTDLQPCPPRNATTEAKQNRDAYVAYFNSQAGSVAWQHDAIV